In Henningerozyma blattae CBS 6284 chromosome 7, complete genome, a single genomic region encodes these proteins:
- the TBLA0G01220 gene encoding uncharacterized protein (similar to Saccharomyces cerevisiae YGR016W; ancestral locus Anc_4.152): MSRLRRVNRKVLEMGVEDFPMDTSEQDKLIEKFEKENIVRDKRYINVIFGSLLIISLFYPYLLNNDHLMDKELIKSKKYLKTALSIGSRSIQCSAITLRYEVLRDYEILNKIKMKIDNNKINLVNIILIILANWIIVSHWEDLQFIELVILEIPVMIFVLTISIKRWGFQIETSIDELRGLKYEYKNV, encoded by the coding sequence ATGTCACGTCTTAGAAGAGTTAATCGTAAAGTTCTAGAAATGGGTGTTGAAGATTTCCCCATGGATACTAGTGAGCAAGATAAATTGATTGAAaagtttgaaaaagaaaatatagtTCGTGATAAACGATATATTAATGTTATATTCGGGTCGTTACTCATAattagtttattttatccatatcttttgaataatgaTCATCTAATGGacaaagaattaattaaatccaAAAAGTATTTGAAAACAGCTTTAAGCATTGGTAGTCGATCTATACAATGCTCTGCTATTACCCTAAGGTATGAAGTCTTAAGGGAttatgaaatattaaataaaatcaagatgaaaattgataataataagataaaTTTAGTCAacataattctaataatactgGCCAACTGGATCATAGTGAGCCACTGGGAAGATTTACAATTTATTGAGTTAGTTATCTTGGAGATTCCAGTTATGATTTTTGTATTGACAATTTCTATCAAAAGATGGGGATTTCAAATAGAGACTAGTATTGATGAATTACGTGGCTTGAAGTAcgaatataaaaatgtgTAG
- the MID2 gene encoding Mid2p (similar to Saccharomyces cerevisiae MTL1 (YGR023W) and MID2 (YLR332W); ancestral locus Anc_4.159), translating to MVTLNKLFLISIPLWNVAHSQLANPNDYFNENDDNNTTSSNTPRLHGTTSILAPTSSTQTSTSVVLPSTTIINPIPSSAFSSSTDTTSIYSPSSESSTSIRPLVPSSSSSTTTTFTPSTSSSTSTTSTTSVISSSSSTIIISSSSVSSISSSATSTSSLSSSVDQTSSTGFTSSLSSSSSISTSSSSSSASHSSSHFSSDTTQVKDLNNSTSTSSTYSSSSTSRSSSSISSSTSPSSSHSKRLTTYESKATSTEPRTITSMVHGSQIVSVYNVTVTYTATTTSDLGSNYKSNNHHGLTKKNRNIVIGVVVGVGVPILLAIALFSYLFCIKSKKTDFIDSNGKVVTAYKANIFTSWWYSLLGKDISNKYETNSPLGTDIGVLDATADFGGSASSSYDEDFSSLSLDSSNANRNSSPNHGSISRNGTRSTIDHDIFRNISGAGEKSSLGIANKSTTDMEETYSLNGDDLEDIVIPNNNMVSPTTSTMRSPNTTSVLDPNNNLRNNVHNFNKNNSNNHDNYSGGLNARNY from the coding sequence ATGGTCACATTgaacaaattatttttaatatccaTACCATTATGGAATGTAGCACATTCCCAATTGGCAAACCCCAATGATTATTTCAATGAAAacgatgataataatacaacttCCTCGAATACACCAAGGCTGCATGGAACCACTTCAATATTAGCCCCGACTTCCTCTACACAAACTTCAACTAGCGTGGTGTTGCCctcaacaacaattataaaCCCAATCCCATCTTCTGCATTTTCATCTTCGACAGATACAACAAGTATATATTCACCCTCTTCAGAGTCCTCAACTTCAATTCGGCCTTTGGTACcctcttcttcatcttctacCACAACTACTTTTACTCCATCCACTAGTTCCTCTACTTCTACAACCAGTACAACTAGTGTTATATCgtcatcttcatcaacaataataatatcatcatcatcagtGTCatctatttcttcttctgcaACATCAACATCATCTCTATCATCGTCAGTTGATCAGACCTCCTCAACTGGGTTTACATCTTCCCTATCAAGCTCATCATCAATTTCTACAAGTTCATCTAGCTCCAGTGCTTCACATTCATCGTCACATTTTTCATCAGATACCACTCAGGTGaaagatttgaataattcCACTTCAACTTCTTCAACATATTCAAGTTCATCTACTTCTAGATCATCATCTTCCATTTCTTCATCTACATCACCATCTTCTTCACACTCAAAAAGATTGACCACCTATGAATCTAAAGCTACATCCACTGAACCAAGAACTATCACTAGTATGGTTCATGGCTCACAAATTGTTTCTGTTTATAATGTAACAGTTACATATACTGCAACTACCACTTCTGATCTAGGTTCCAATTATAAAAGTAACAATCATCATGGtctaacaaaaaaaaatagaaatatcGTCATTGGTGTTGTTGTTGGGGTCGGTGTTCCTATTCTTTTAGCCATTGCTTTATTCTCATATTTGTTCTGtattaaatctaaaaaGACCGATTTCATTGATTCCAATGGTAAAGTTGTTACTGCATATAAGGCGAACATTTTTACAAGCTGGTGGTATTCTCTATTGGGTAAAGATATCagtaataaatatgaaacAAATTCTCCATTAGGAACTGATATTGGTGTCTTAGATGCTACCGCAGATTTTGGTGGTAGTGCTAGTAGTTCAtatgatgaagatttttcatctttatcattAGATTCTAGTAATGCCAATAGGAATAGTAGTCCAAACCATGGCAGTATATCAAGAAACGGTACTCGTTCTACAATTGATCATGatatatttagaaatatcaGTGGTGCTGGTGAGAAGAGTTCCTTAGGTATAGCTAACAAATCAACAACAGATATGGAAGAGACGTATAGTTTAAATGGCGATGATTTGGAAGATATAGTGATACCAAACAATAACATGGTAAGTCCAACAACTTCAACAATGAGAAGTCCGAATACAACATCAGTTTTAgatccaaataataaccTGAGAAATAATGTtcataatttcaataaaaacaatagCAACAATCATGATAATTACAGTGGTGGATTAAATGCAAGAAACTACTGA
- the TBLA0G01240 gene encoding uncharacterized protein (similar to Saccharomyces cerevisiae YGR026W; ancestral locus Anc_4.162): protein MANTIKVIRKRTAKSKIDPLSKQRLIWLAGHAVTLIFGTIFSIMYFHKILFFFRYYNWRYLFLIRYSKKRNLERNILKKFIERFLTTIIYKLALIGFFTSGVITLKQDWDGLNPTWYDLLSSENFQYLMITTLWILTPNNSFYRILPFLLLSFMHLRYHDFEFTIPLRPKSTNPTTKIPTVKKDSNSEQSKNTPKETPQSIPKTGSQEDTKEKLNIAATEEEQISLDNYHLLDFISYCEIAVVISLLLDSFLMQDGTSGFCLIIYLGIYWLRLQFSQYAQTAILRVLTKFDRFIPAHYVKYWEETKRFVYHKLKENEKRKEMLTKRS from the coding sequence ATGGCTAATACTATTAAGGTTATTAGAAAGAGAACTGCAAAATCCAAAATAGATCCTTTAAGCAAACAAAGACTCATCTGGTTGGCAGGTCATGCAGTTACTCTAATCTTTGGGACTATATTTAGTATAATGTATtttcataaaattttattctttttcagATACTATAATTGGAggtatttatttttaataagatactcaaagaaaagaaatttggAGAGAAATAtacttaaaaaatttattgaacGATTCTTAACTacaataatttataaactAGCGTTAATAGGGTTTTTTACAAGTGGGGTTATCACATTGAAACAAGATTGGGATGGGTTAAACCCAACATGGTATGATTTACTGAGCTCAGaaaatttccaatatttaatgattaCTACCTTATGGATTTTAACACCAAACAATTCCTTTTACAGAATCTTACCCTTTTTACTTTTAAGTTTTATGCATCTTAGATATCATGACTTTGAATTTACGATTCCTTTACGACCTAAATCTACTAATCCAACTACTAAGATTCCCACCGTTAAAAAGGACTCGAACTCAGAACAAAGTAAGAACACCCCCAAAGAGACTCCACAATCCATACCCAAAACAGGATCACAAGAAGAtactaaagaaaaattgaatatagCTGCAACTGAGGAGGAACAAATTAGTTTAGATAATTATCATCTCTTAGATTTCATTTCGTACTGTGAGATTGCAGTCGTCATATCATTACTACTAGATTCATTCTTAATGCAAGATGGTACTTCTGGTTTTTGcctaattatatatttggGGATATACTGGTTAAGGCTACAATTTTCGCAATATGCCCAAACTGCTATATTAAGGGTATTGACGAAGTTTGATAGATTTATTCCAGCACATTATGTTAAATATTGGGAGGAGACGAAGAGGTTTGTCTATCATAAATTAAAGGAGAATGAAAAACGTAAAGAGATGTTAACCAAACGTTCTTAG
- the TBLA0G01250 gene encoding 40S ribosomal protein eS25 (similar to Saccharomyces cerevisiae RPS25A (YGR027C) and RPS25B (YLR333C); ancestral locus Anc_4.163): MPPKQQLSKAAKAAAAMAGGKKSKKKWSKKAHKDKAAHAVILDQEKYDRILKEVPTYRYVSVSILVDRLKIGGSMARVALRDLEAKGIITPISKHSKQAIYTRATASE, from the coding sequence ATGCCTCCAAAGCAACAATTGTCTAAAGCTGCTAAAGCCGCTGCCGCTATGGCTGGTGGTAAGAAGTCCAAGAAGAAGTGGTCCAAGAAGGCCCACAAGGACAAGGCCGCTCACGCTGTCATCTTAGACCAAGAAAAATACGACAGAATCTTAAAGGAAGTCCCAACTTACAGATACGTCTCTGTCTCTATCTTGGTTGATAGATTAAAGATTGGTGGTTCCATGGCCAGAGTCGCTTTGAGAGATTTAGAAGCTAAGGGTATCATTACTCCAATCTCCAAGCACTCCAAACAAGCTATTTACACCAGAGCTACTGCTTctgaataa